One part of the Bacillus sp. FJAT-27916 genome encodes these proteins:
- a CDS encoding trimeric intracellular cation channel family protein yields the protein MSWDLLSIIGTIAFAISGALVAMEEEYDLFGIYLLGYVTAFGGGAVRNILLGIPLAQLWHQDQLFLIAFISIGLTCLFHRSLLPHWNKWGNFFDAIGLSAFAIQGALKAVEMDAPIVAVTFAAILTGSGGGIVRDVLAGRKPILLQSEIYAIWAGIAGLLIGFGLLTSNIQLLILFLIVTALRMLSYLNNWQLPVVRMQKSSD from the coding sequence ATGAGTTGGGATTTATTAAGTATCATTGGGACAATTGCCTTTGCCATCAGTGGTGCACTTGTCGCTATGGAAGAGGAATATGATTTGTTCGGCATTTATTTATTAGGGTATGTAACAGCGTTTGGAGGAGGGGCGGTCAGAAATATCCTGCTCGGAATTCCCCTTGCCCAGTTGTGGCATCAGGACCAATTATTCTTGATTGCCTTTATCTCGATCGGATTGACCTGCCTCTTCCACCGGTCACTGCTTCCCCACTGGAATAAATGGGGGAATTTCTTTGATGCGATCGGCCTCAGTGCATTTGCTATACAAGGAGCTTTGAAAGCTGTAGAGATGGATGCGCCAATTGTGGCAGTCACATTTGCGGCCATTCTTACCGGAAGCGGCGGCGGCATCGTCCGAGATGTACTGGCAGGACGCAAGCCCATCTTGCTGCAATCAGAGATTTACGCCATTTGGGCTGGGATTGCCGGGCTTCTCATCGGCTTTGGCCTATTGACGTCCAACATACAGCTATTAATTCTATTCCTAATCGTCACGGCCCTTAGGATGCTGTCCTACTTAAACAACTGGCAGCTGCCAGTTGTCCGGATGCAAAAAAGCAGCGATTAA
- the spoVK gene encoding stage V sporulation protein K, which translates to MEKQPMRVRNNGQINVVLKNDHSKKLEKPFISAPIPTREIPSHHIALKEIEEELNELVGMEEMKRVIKEIYAWIYVNKQREEAGLKTQKQALHMMFKGNPGTGKTTVARLIGKLFVKMNVLSKGHLIEAERADLVGEYIGHTAQKTRDLVKKAIGGILFVDEAYSLGRGGEKDFGKEAIDTLVKHMEDRQHEFILILAGYSQEMNHFLTLNPGLHSRFPIVIDFPDYSVDQLMEIASRMLAERQYAFSLDASRQLREHLYALTSILRLSTFSNGRYIRNIIERAIRTQAMRLLMSDQYDRKELMTLRSSDLDFESEEQ; encoded by the coding sequence GTGGAAAAGCAGCCGATGCGCGTGAGAAATAATGGACAAATCAACGTCGTGTTAAAGAATGACCACTCAAAGAAGCTTGAGAAGCCGTTCATATCAGCGCCGATACCAACTCGGGAAATTCCTTCCCACCATATTGCTTTAAAGGAAATAGAGGAAGAACTGAATGAATTGGTCGGCATGGAGGAAATGAAACGTGTGATCAAGGAAATATATGCGTGGATCTATGTGAATAAGCAAAGAGAAGAGGCTGGTCTGAAAACGCAAAAACAAGCATTGCATATGATGTTTAAGGGGAACCCGGGAACAGGGAAGACAACGGTGGCGAGGCTGATTGGGAAATTATTCGTGAAAATGAATGTATTATCCAAAGGGCATTTAATAGAAGCGGAGCGGGCAGACCTTGTCGGGGAGTACATCGGTCACACTGCGCAAAAGACGCGTGACCTAGTAAAGAAGGCGATTGGAGGCATTCTATTTGTGGATGAGGCCTATTCGCTTGGGAGAGGCGGAGAGAAGGACTTTGGAAAGGAAGCGATCGATACGCTTGTCAAGCATATGGAGGACCGTCAGCATGAGTTCATCCTGATTCTTGCAGGCTATTCGCAGGAAATGAATCATTTCCTCACCTTGAACCCAGGCCTCCATTCGCGCTTTCCTATCGTGATTGATTTCCCGGATTACTCGGTTGATCAATTAATGGAGATTGCCTCAAGAATGCTCGCAGAGAGGCAGTATGCTTTTTCACTCGATGCCAGCAGGCAGCTCCGTGAACATTTGTATGCATTAACAAGTATTCTTAGATTGTCAACCTTCTCGAATGGGCGATATATTCGTAATATCATAGAACGGGCCATTCGAACCCAGGCGATGCGCCTTCTGATGAGTGATCAATATGACCGGAAGGAATTAATGACACTCAGGAGCAGTGATTTGGATTTTGAATCAGAGGAACAATAA
- the hfq gene encoding RNA chaperone Hfq has protein sequence MKQGINIQDQILNQLRKENIFVTIFLLNGFQLRGLIKGFDNFTVLIETEGKQQLVYKHAISTFAPQKNVQIDLEG, from the coding sequence ATGAAACAAGGAATTAACATTCAAGATCAAATTTTGAATCAGCTTCGCAAGGAAAACATCTTTGTTACCATTTTCCTATTAAACGGGTTTCAGTTAAGAGGGCTTATCAAGGGCTTTGATAATTTCACTGTCTTAATCGAAACAGAGGGCAAGCAGCAACTGGTGTATAAGCATGCGATTTCTACTTTTGCTCCTCAAAAAAATGTACAAATTGACCTTGAAGGTTAA
- the miaA gene encoding tRNA (adenosine(37)-N6)-dimethylallyltransferase MiaA yields MDKQKLIVIIGPTAVGKTKLSIELAKRFDGEIISGDSAQIFKGMDIGTAKISEDEAEGIPHHLIDEREAGESYTVYEFKEAVQREIADIASRGRIPIIVGGTGLYIQSVLYDYQFPETAANPEIRAELEEKAETEGRDALYATLKEIDPEAAEKIHPNNVKRVVRALEVYYTSGVRFSEQQQSADKTENYDAAVIGLTMERDLLYSRINQRVDIMMKAGLVDEVKRFYDRGLMETQSLQAIGYKEFNGYFEGKETIEQVSEAIKQNTRRFAKRQFTWFRNKMDVNWFDMSDIDHIDDKIEEISAYVAGMLRLKANR; encoded by the coding sequence ATGGATAAACAAAAACTAATCGTCATCATCGGACCGACAGCGGTTGGTAAGACCAAGCTATCGATTGAACTGGCAAAGCGGTTTGATGGAGAAATCATCAGTGGAGATTCTGCACAGATCTTTAAAGGGATGGATATCGGGACAGCAAAAATCAGTGAAGATGAGGCTGAAGGTATTCCGCATCATTTAATTGATGAGAGGGAAGCAGGCGAATCCTATACGGTTTATGAATTCAAGGAAGCAGTCCAAAGGGAGATTGCAGACATTGCGAGCAGGGGGCGTATCCCTATTATCGTAGGCGGAACGGGACTTTATATTCAATCGGTGCTTTATGATTATCAATTTCCGGAAACCGCTGCAAACCCCGAAATCAGAGCTGAACTGGAAGAAAAAGCTGAAACAGAGGGACGGGACGCTTTATATGCGACCTTGAAAGAGATTGACCCGGAAGCGGCTGAGAAGATTCATCCTAATAACGTCAAGCGGGTCGTTAGGGCGCTTGAGGTCTATTACACATCAGGTGTGCGTTTCAGTGAACAGCAGCAATCCGCGGACAAAACGGAGAATTACGATGCAGCTGTCATTGGATTGACGATGGAGCGGGATTTGTTGTACAGCCGAATCAATCAGCGAGTTGATATCATGATGAAGGCTGGTTTAGTCGATGAGGTCAAGAGGTTTTACGACCGTGGATTAATGGAAACACAATCCTTGCAGGCGATTGGCTATAAGGAGTTTAATGGATATTTTGAAGGGAAAGAAACAATAGAACAAGTATCAGAAGCTATTAAGCAGAACACAAGAAGGTTCGCAAAAAGACAATTTACATGGTTTCGTAATAAAATGGATGTAAATTGGTTCGATATGTCCGATATAGACCATATCGATGATAAAATAGAAGAAATATCCGCTTATGTGGCAGGAATGCTGCGCTTAAAAGCGAATAGATAA
- a CDS encoding esterase/lipase family protein encodes MRKGVIVIDSQAVPGKWFLGKAPDVRTPSYPPIVFVQGRNSSASSWNEETIYHGLNDMERIACLAGYQSVFVELYDSEGKGSRSQWDNGKLLSTILKEISTYFGQKLNIIAHSKGGIDVQAALIHYDAYPYAGRVLSLSAPHKGSHLADLSYSWYASWLAELLGQKDDGTFSLQTGEMTHFRSLTDQNKNINKNTYFTAAGASRGPAFSSLSLGGAYLSSYGENDGLVNVWSTVLPYGKHLFTDQSLDHDSIRIGSRFFSKAEPFLKSTEPSSILTKGPIPEESLETEANHIIRGGPLPAGQFVKLSFSIEKEAEVTLFTMSADKETKVTLRSPSGTIIPAQQPIALPEKSYFGGAWLHPFELDHAEPGTWELSLQSPKNDAFLFIGNIHLPSPVQIILPALTIMNSKKKLLFRSQSSKKAIYSCQWRMIDRSGTLIHEFTTKAQGAAQHPLPSITKEGTYNITVDIEGTTEQGTPFTRTTVRSIYLTP; translated from the coding sequence ATGCGAAAGGGAGTGATTGTCATTGATTCACAGGCTGTTCCAGGAAAGTGGTTTCTAGGTAAAGCTCCAGACGTCCGCACCCCGTCTTATCCGCCAATTGTTTTTGTTCAAGGAAGAAACAGTTCAGCCAGCAGCTGGAATGAAGAAACGATCTACCACGGTTTAAATGATATGGAAAGAATCGCATGTTTGGCCGGGTATCAATCCGTTTTCGTCGAGCTCTATGATTCTGAAGGCAAAGGATCACGCAGTCAATGGGATAACGGAAAGTTACTTTCTACTATATTAAAAGAGATTTCAACCTATTTTGGGCAAAAGCTTAATATCATTGCCCATAGCAAGGGCGGAATTGATGTGCAAGCAGCTCTCATTCACTACGACGCCTATCCGTACGCCGGCCGAGTCCTAAGCTTATCTGCACCACATAAAGGATCTCATTTAGCTGACTTATCCTACAGCTGGTATGCCTCCTGGCTTGCCGAATTGCTCGGCCAAAAGGATGATGGCACGTTTTCCCTTCAAACAGGGGAAATGACCCATTTTCGCTCCCTGACCGATCAAAATAAAAACATAAATAAAAACACCTATTTCACTGCAGCCGGAGCTAGCCGCGGTCCTGCCTTTTCAAGCTTATCCTTAGGCGGAGCCTACCTATCCTCCTACGGGGAGAACGACGGCCTCGTAAATGTGTGGAGCACGGTGCTTCCATACGGAAAACATTTATTCACAGATCAAAGCCTTGATCATGACAGCATCCGAATTGGGTCGCGCTTCTTCTCAAAAGCAGAGCCTTTCTTAAAAAGCACAGAACCTTCCTCTATTCTAACAAAAGGACCCATTCCAGAAGAATCCCTTGAAACGGAAGCGAACCACATCATCCGCGGCGGACCGCTCCCTGCCGGACAGTTTGTCAAGCTCTCCTTTTCGATCGAAAAAGAAGCGGAAGTCACCCTTTTTACAATGAGCGCTGACAAAGAAACCAAAGTGACCCTTCGCTCCCCCTCCGGCACGATTATTCCAGCACAACAACCTATTGCTCTGCCGGAGAAATCGTATTTCGGAGGTGCATGGCTTCATCCTTTTGAACTGGACCATGCAGAGCCGGGTACTTGGGAGCTTTCCTTGCAATCCCCCAAGAATGACGCATTCCTATTTATCGGTAACATCCACCTGCCTAGCCCAGTACAAATCATCCTGCCCGCCTTGACAATCATGAACTCAAAGAAAAAACTCCTATTCAGGAGCCAATCAAGTAAGAAAGCTATTTACAGCTGCCAATGGAGAATGATTGACCGAAGCGGCACCCTCATCCATGAATTTACCACTAAAGCCCAAGGGGCAGCACAGCACCCTCTCCCTTCCATCACAAAGGAAGGGACCTATAATATTACCGTAGATATCGAAGGAACAACCGAGCAGGGTACGCCTTTCACAAGGACAACCGTCCGTTCTATCTATCTTACGCCATAG
- a CDS encoding YkvA family protein, with protein sequence MTEETKETKEPFSLGKYIERAKSILGNTEKSSELLDDANKKSSKNRSSLDGVWEPLQLLFSMFRSYAKGEYTEIPTRSILAIIAAILYFVTPIDVIPDFIFGLGFADDAAVIAFTAKQVKDDLEKYKLWSEKQENTIEPEQNKEPNESEKL encoded by the coding sequence ATGACGGAAGAAACAAAAGAAACAAAGGAACCTTTCTCATTAGGGAAATATATCGAAAGAGCCAAATCAATCTTAGGAAATACTGAGAAATCAAGTGAACTGCTAGACGATGCAAACAAAAAATCATCGAAGAATCGCAGCTCTCTCGATGGCGTATGGGAGCCGCTACAGCTCCTCTTCAGCATGTTCCGCTCCTATGCCAAAGGAGAGTATACAGAAATCCCCACCCGCTCCATCCTGGCCATCATCGCAGCTATTCTTTACTTCGTGACACCGATTGATGTCATACCAGACTTTATCTTTGGGCTTGGTTTTGCGGATGATGCTGCCGTTATCGCCTTTACGGCAAAGCAGGTGAAGGATGATTTGGAGAAATATAAGCTTTGGAGTGAAAAACAGGAGAACACGATTGAACCTGAGCAAAATAAAGAACCGAATGAATCAGAGAAACTGTGA
- the mutL gene encoding DNA mismatch repair endonuclease MutL: MGKIVLLDDLLSNKIAAGEVVERPSSVVKELVENAIDANSTVIEIYVEEAGLQSIRIIDNGEGMEEDDAVNAFHRHATSKIKDENDLFRIRTLGFRGEALPSIASVSKFELKTSTGEGPGTRVYLEGGKLITKESYSSRKGTDIVVSELFFNTPARLKYVKSVHTELGNITDVVNRLSLSHPDISFKLVHNDRVLLQTSGNKNPLQVLAGIYGMQTAQKMLPFEASTLDFSIKGYAGSPEMTRASRNYMTILVNGRFIKNFVIAKAILEGYHTLLPIGRYPIVLLNIEMDPLLVDVNVHPSKMEVRFSKEQELMELIRDAIKQTFKKETLIPSGAPVKREEKPKSEQAQFTFMERPSPEKQPVVPTPPAIPSGADGFSVIYEPPETAKEPTEHMAPIPEQPAHAEEPPVWQDEEPEQEVSYTDESAEIEQDEPTQQAQPKVERESRIPPLYPIGQLHGTYILAQNDQGLYMIDQHAAQERIKYEFFKEKVGEVNKELQDMLVPLTLEYSTDDFIKLEENKSELEAVGVFLEPFGQNSYIVRSHPTWFPAGMEEQIIDEMIHQVLTLKKVDIKKLREEAAIMMSCKGSIKANRHLRNDEITALLDELRHTNDPFTCPHGRPIIIHYSIYELEKMFKRVM; encoded by the coding sequence ATGGGAAAGATAGTGCTGTTAGATGATTTATTGTCCAACAAGATTGCAGCTGGGGAAGTGGTCGAACGGCCATCCTCGGTCGTGAAGGAATTGGTTGAAAATGCTATCGATGCTAACAGTACGGTCATCGAGATCTATGTCGAGGAGGCCGGCTTGCAATCAATCCGGATTATCGATAATGGCGAAGGAATGGAAGAGGACGATGCCGTCAATGCCTTCCACCGCCATGCAACAAGTAAAATCAAGGATGAGAACGACCTCTTCCGAATCCGGACGTTAGGGTTCAGAGGAGAGGCTCTTCCTTCCATTGCCTCTGTCTCAAAGTTTGAACTGAAAACATCAACCGGGGAAGGTCCCGGCACGAGAGTCTATCTAGAAGGCGGAAAGCTGATCACGAAGGAATCGTATTCAAGCCGTAAGGGGACGGATATTGTGGTCAGTGAGCTCTTCTTTAATACACCTGCTAGACTGAAGTACGTCAAAAGCGTGCATACCGAGCTCGGGAATATCACGGATGTGGTAAACAGACTGTCCTTGTCACATCCGGACATTTCCTTTAAGCTCGTTCATAATGACCGAGTCTTGCTGCAAACCTCGGGGAATAAAAACCCGCTCCAAGTGCTCGCAGGCATTTATGGGATGCAGACCGCTCAGAAGATGCTGCCATTTGAGGCGTCCACTCTTGATTTCTCTATCAAGGGCTATGCCGGTTCACCCGAGATGACACGTGCCTCGCGCAATTATATGACCATTCTCGTGAATGGGCGCTTTATTAAGAATTTCGTGATTGCTAAGGCCATCCTTGAAGGCTATCATACATTATTGCCGATTGGGCGCTATCCGATTGTTCTCTTGAATATTGAAATGGACCCGCTCCTGGTTGATGTCAATGTCCATCCATCGAAAATGGAGGTTCGTTTCAGCAAGGAGCAAGAATTGATGGAGCTCATTCGGGACGCAATTAAACAAACCTTTAAGAAGGAAACGCTCATCCCAAGCGGTGCGCCGGTAAAGCGTGAAGAAAAGCCGAAATCTGAACAAGCGCAATTCACATTTATGGAAAGACCGTCACCTGAGAAACAGCCTGTCGTTCCGACTCCTCCGGCCATCCCATCAGGTGCGGATGGATTCTCGGTAATCTATGAGCCGCCTGAAACAGCTAAGGAGCCAACAGAACACATGGCACCTATTCCAGAACAGCCTGCACACGCTGAAGAGCCACCCGTTTGGCAGGATGAGGAGCCTGAACAAGAGGTGAGTTATACGGACGAATCAGCAGAAATCGAGCAGGATGAGCCGACTCAGCAGGCACAGCCCAAAGTGGAGCGGGAAAGCCGGATTCCGCCGCTCTATCCAATTGGCCAGCTGCATGGCACCTACATCCTTGCCCAGAATGATCAAGGCTTGTACATGATTGACCAGCATGCTGCCCAGGAACGGATTAAATATGAATTCTTTAAGGAAAAGGTCGGAGAGGTTAATAAGGAGCTGCAGGACATGCTCGTTCCGCTCACACTTGAATACTCAACAGATGATTTCATCAAGCTGGAGGAGAATAAAAGTGAGCTTGAGGCGGTTGGAGTATTCCTTGAGCCGTTCGGCCAAAACAGCTATATCGTCCGTTCCCACCCAACCTGGTTCCCAGCTGGGATGGAGGAGCAAATCATCGACGAAATGATCCATCAAGTACTGACGCTGAAAAAGGTGGATATCAAAAAGCTGCGCGAAGAAGCAGCCATTATGATGAGCTGTAAAGGCTCCATTAAGGCTAATCGCCATTTGCGCAATGATGAGATAACCGCCTTGCTTGACGAGCTGCGGCATACGAATGACCCATTCACATGCCCGCACGGACGCCCAATCATTATCCACTACTCGATATATGAGCTGGAAAAGATGTTTAAGAGGGTTATGTAA
- the mutS gene encoding DNA mismatch repair protein MutS encodes MAAYTPMIQQYLRIKADYQDAFLFFRLGDFYEMFFEDAMTASKELEITLTAKNGGGDQKIPMCGVPYHSAQSYIETLVDRGYKVAICEQTEDPKAAKGVVKREVVQLVTPGTMMEGKGLSDKENNYLASISEIPGGYGVGYLDLTTGENRVTHFADFKEVLNEVSVIGSREVVVAPDLGAEREVQLKERGIAAISYEADQEIKEPFAALLADVKQDGLPETLARLFNYIERTQKRSLDHIQAAEHYRSEQYLKIDYFSKRNLELTETIRSKGKKGSLLWLLDETKTAMGGRRLKQWIERPLINETEIEARLSMVETFMDRFFEREELRELLHEVYDLERLTGRVSYGNVNARDLLQLKRSLQQVPAIIDVMGRLPNEAAQTIAARMDPCEEVTDILERALHESPPISIKEGGIIREGYNEDLDRYRDASKNGKTWIAQLEQRERERTGIRSLKVGYNRVFGYYIEITKANLHLLHDDRYDRKQTLANAERYITPELKEKETIILEAEEKSTGLEYDLFCELRDHIKEYIPRLQQLAQEISELDCLQCFSTISERQHYVRPTFSHDKTMIIENGRHPVVEKVLKTQEYVPNDCKMDKHNEILLITGPNMAGKSTYMRQIALTSIMAQIGCFVPADKAVLPIFDQVFTRIGAADDLISGQSTFMVEMLEANHAITNATERSLLLFDEIGRGTSTYDGMALAQSIIEYIHNHIGAATLFSTHYHEMTVLADKLDNLKNVHVRAVEQNGKVIFLHKVVDGPADRSYGIHVAQLAEMPQAVITRAKEILTVLEDGKKKAPEVKTAEVQTPAREEAAAEQAQLSFFGAADEKETKKPLKGKEQKAIEELKSLSVLEMTPLEALNALYALQKKLK; translated from the coding sequence GTGGCTGCATACACGCCGATGATACAGCAATATTTACGGATAAAAGCCGATTACCAGGACGCGTTTTTGTTTTTCCGTCTTGGTGATTTTTATGAAATGTTTTTCGAGGATGCGATGACAGCCTCAAAGGAATTGGAAATTACTCTTACCGCCAAGAATGGGGGCGGAGACCAGAAAATTCCGATGTGCGGGGTCCCGTATCACTCGGCACAGTCTTATATTGAAACGCTAGTGGACCGCGGTTATAAGGTGGCCATTTGTGAGCAAACAGAAGACCCTAAAGCAGCAAAGGGCGTTGTAAAACGTGAGGTTGTGCAGCTCGTTACTCCGGGAACGATGATGGAGGGCAAAGGTCTGTCTGATAAGGAAAATAATTACCTTGCCTCTATTTCCGAAATTCCAGGAGGATATGGGGTCGGCTATCTTGATTTAACAACCGGCGAAAACCGGGTTACGCATTTTGCTGACTTCAAGGAAGTCTTGAATGAGGTATCGGTCATTGGATCTCGTGAGGTCGTTGTCGCACCGGACTTAGGCGCTGAAAGGGAAGTTCAATTAAAGGAACGCGGGATTGCTGCGATTTCCTATGAAGCAGATCAAGAGATAAAGGAGCCATTCGCTGCCTTGCTGGCAGACGTTAAACAGGACGGACTGCCTGAGACGCTGGCTCGTCTCTTCAATTATATAGAGCGCACGCAAAAACGCAGCCTCGATCATATCCAGGCAGCTGAGCATTACCGATCAGAACAATATTTAAAGATTGATTATTTCTCCAAGCGAAATCTCGAGCTGACGGAAACCATTCGTTCTAAAGGGAAGAAGGGGTCTCTTCTTTGGCTTCTGGATGAGACAAAGACGGCCATGGGCGGAAGAAGACTAAAGCAATGGATTGAGCGGCCGCTTATCAATGAAACAGAAATAGAAGCACGCCTATCCATGGTGGAAACCTTCATGGACCGATTCTTCGAGCGCGAGGAATTGCGGGAGCTGCTTCATGAAGTCTATGATCTGGAACGATTAACAGGTCGAGTTTCGTATGGGAATGTGAATGCCCGCGACCTTTTACAGCTGAAGCGTTCCTTGCAGCAGGTTCCCGCCATCATTGATGTCATGGGTCGTCTGCCGAATGAGGCAGCGCAGACAATCGCTGCCAGAATGGACCCTTGTGAGGAAGTGACGGACATCCTTGAGCGTGCCCTTCATGAAAGCCCGCCTATCTCCATTAAAGAAGGCGGCATTATTCGCGAAGGATATAATGAAGATCTTGACCGCTACCGTGATGCATCAAAGAACGGAAAGACATGGATTGCTCAGCTTGAGCAGCGGGAGCGAGAGCGGACTGGCATTCGTTCCTTGAAGGTCGGCTATAATCGAGTATTCGGTTATTATATTGAAATCACAAAAGCGAATCTTCATCTCCTCCATGATGACCGCTATGACCGCAAGCAAACATTGGCCAATGCAGAGCGTTATATCACGCCTGAGCTGAAGGAGAAGGAAACAATCATCCTTGAGGCAGAAGAGAAAAGCACGGGACTTGAGTATGACCTCTTCTGTGAGCTAAGAGATCATATTAAGGAATATATTCCGCGTTTGCAGCAGCTGGCTCAAGAAATCAGTGAACTGGATTGCCTGCAATGCTTCTCCACGATTAGTGAGCGCCAGCATTATGTGAGGCCAACCTTCTCGCATGATAAGACGATGATTATTGAGAATGGACGCCATCCGGTGGTCGAAAAAGTTCTTAAAACACAGGAATATGTGCCGAATGATTGCAAAATGGACAAGCATAATGAGATACTCCTGATTACTGGACCGAATATGGCCGGTAAGAGTACGTATATGCGCCAAATTGCCTTAACATCCATCATGGCGCAAATCGGCTGCTTTGTTCCGGCAGATAAAGCCGTTTTGCCGATTTTTGACCAAGTATTCACGCGTATTGGTGCTGCCGATGATTTGATTTCCGGCCAAAGTACGTTCATGGTCGAGATGCTAGAGGCCAATCATGCGATTACGAATGCGACAGAGCGAAGCCTGCTTTTATTTGACGAGATTGGACGCGGCACATCCACCTATGATGGAATGGCGCTTGCACAGTCCATCATTGAATACATCCATAATCATATTGGGGCAGCGACTCTCTTCTCGACGCACTACCATGAAATGACCGTGCTTGCCGATAAGCTGGATAACCTGAAGAATGTTCACGTTCGAGCGGTTGAGCAAAACGGCAAAGTCATCTTCCTGCATAAGGTAGTTGATGGGCCGGCAGACCGTAGCTACGGTATTCACGTGGCTCAGCTGGCAGAAATGCCGCAGGCGGTTATTACAAGGGCGAAGGAGATCCTAACCGTTCTTGAGGATGGGAAGAAGAAAGCGCCTGAGGTGAAAACAGCGGAGGTCCAAACTCCAGCACGTGAGGAAGCAGCGGCTGAACAAGCGCAGCTATCCTTCTTTGGCGCGGCGGATGAAAAGGAAACGAAGAAACCGTTAAAAGGAAAAGAACAGAAGGCCATTGAGGAATTGAAGTCATTATCCGTCTTGGAAATGACACCGCTTGAAGCGTTGAATGCCCTCTATGCGCTGCAGAAGAAATTGAAATAA
- the cotE gene encoding outer spore coat protein CotE, with translation MSQYRDIIAKAVVAKGRKFTKANHTICPENGPTSILGCWIINHTYEAKKIGKKVEIAGYYDVNIWYSYCKNTKTEVKTEKVPYKDVIKLKYRDQTVYDDNEVIAKVVQQPNCIECLISPCGEKIAVHVEREFLVEIIGETKLSVAILENVSSDEESWEFDVDDEELEDINPNFLHDEESSSSEHEESSGGMPPRKRPVKDNRD, from the coding sequence ATGTCACAATATAGAGATATCATTGCAAAGGCAGTAGTGGCAAAGGGACGAAAGTTTACGAAGGCCAATCATACGATTTGTCCTGAAAATGGCCCAACCAGCATTCTGGGCTGCTGGATCATTAATCATACGTATGAAGCCAAGAAGATTGGCAAGAAAGTAGAAATTGCAGGATACTATGATGTCAACATCTGGTATTCATATTGCAAAAATACCAAAACAGAGGTAAAAACGGAGAAGGTTCCCTATAAAGATGTTATCAAGCTGAAATACAGGGACCAGACCGTTTATGATGACAATGAAGTCATCGCAAAGGTTGTGCAGCAGCCGAATTGCATTGAATGCTTGATATCCCCTTGCGGAGAGAAAATTGCGGTTCATGTTGAACGCGAGTTCCTGGTTGAAATAATCGGGGAAACCAAATTATCCGTAGCTATCCTGGAAAATGTATCGAGCGACGAAGAAAGCTGGGAATTTGATGTGGATGATGAAGAATTAGAGGATATTAATCCGAATTTCCTTCATGATGAAGAATCATCCTCCTCTGAACACGAAGAGTCAAGCGGCGGAATGCCCCCTCGAAAAAGACCAGTAAAAGATAATAGGGACTGA
- a CDS encoding DUF4395 domain-containing protein, whose product MAEQVRTIPRPLVRLNQWFIFLSVVLTWVTGIHEILAIPLIAGLMGLVFNFNPIMRAGRLFLRKKTSEYIPEEWDQQQFNQTIAVICLSGGLISFYAGWNAVAYAFTMMVAAASFIAILGFCIGCFIRFQWKQYRYKRSIKKA is encoded by the coding sequence ATGGCTGAGCAAGTTCGAACAATTCCGCGGCCGTTAGTACGTTTGAATCAATGGTTTATCTTTTTGAGTGTTGTGCTGACATGGGTGACGGGAATCCATGAGATATTAGCCATTCCGCTTATCGCAGGCTTAATGGGCCTGGTATTTAATTTTAATCCGATTATGAGAGCGGGAAGATTATTCTTGCGCAAAAAAACTTCAGAATATATCCCGGAGGAATGGGATCAGCAGCAATTCAATCAAACGATTGCGGTTATATGCTTAAGCGGCGGCTTGATCAGCTTTTATGCAGGCTGGAACGCGGTTGCCTATGCATTTACAATGATGGTTGCGGCTGCTTCCTTTATCGCCATTCTCGGATTTTGCATTGGCTGCTTCATCCGTTTTCAATGGAAGCAGTATAGGTATAAACGCTCCATTAAAAAGGCGTAA